CGGGACGCGCCTCGTGCGACGTGCTGGTGGTGGGCAACTACTGCCATGACGTGCTGCCCTCGGGAGAGGGCGGCGCGGTGCACACGCTCGGCGGCTCCGCGGCGTACATCTCCTCGGTGTTCGACGCCGCGGGCGTGGACCACGCGGTGGTGGCGGTGGCGGGCGAGGACTTCGCCTATGCGGACCGCGTCCGGTACCCGCCGCGCATCATCCCGGGCACGCGCACCACGCGGTTCCTCGCGGACTTCAGCCAGGCAGAGCGCGTGCTGCGCGTGGACGCGCGCTCCGTGAGCATCCCGCCCGAGGACATCGTCTTCGATGCGCGCGTGGCGCTCGCCTGCGGGGTGATGGGCGAGGTGCCTCCGGAGACGCTCGTCCGGATGTCCCAGCGGGCCCAGCATGTCCTCGCCGACGCGCAGGGCCTCTTGCGCACGCTGGATGATGAGGGGCGCGTGTGGAACCAGCGGCTGGAGGACACGCCCTACGCGGAGTTGCTGGGACACCTGCGCGTGCTCAAGGCGAGCGAGGAGGAGGCGCGGGCGCTGGACCTCGACGCCGTGCGCGCGAGGACGTGTGTGGTCATCACCCGCGGACGCAAAGGCAGCACGGTGCTCACCGCGCGGCACTCGGTCCACCTGCCCTCCTGGCCCGTGGAGGAGGTGGACCCGACGGGCGCCGGGGACTGCTTCCTCGCGGGCTTCACCCTGGGACTGCTGCGGGGTTGGACGCTGGCGAAGTGCGCGGAGCTGGCGAACTGGTTCGGCGCACAAGCGGTGACGCAGGTCGGCGTGCCACGCGTGGATGTCTCGACGCTCCCGGACATCCTGCGCTGAGCCCGGGCGACTGTCCTCGAGTCCAAGGCCTTTGCATCCTCCCGGACAGCCCCCTCGCGTCGCGAGTGGCCCCGTCAAAACCAGACAGCTATAGCCAATGCCTCACACCCAGGAGGCAGTCATGCATCGACCATCGTGGCGCGCAATCGTCGTGCTCATCATGACGGGAAGTACGCTCACCGCTTGCGGAGGACACGAGGAGCCCACCGCGCCACGAAGCCCGGCGACCGTGGAGCAGGGCCTGGTGACGCTGGTTTCGTGCCCCCTCGGAACAGCGGTCATCCAATACTCCCCGCCGTTGAAGAACACGCCCCAGGACGTGACGAACACGGGCAGCTTCACCCTCTCAGGCTGCGACGCGTTGTTCAGCGGGGTGAGCTCCGGGACCATCGGCCTCAACCTCTTCCGGCCCGGCTATTCCTGTCACGAGTTGCTGACCTCCGGCACGTCGGACTCGGTCATCACCTGGAACACCCTCGAGACCTCGACCCTGACGCTGACCCGGGTCGGCACGCGGGTGGAAGGGCTCTCTGTCCTCTACACGCACCTGGGCTCGGTGGTGTCGGGCAAGTTCGCGGGCGCCACCGCGATTCGGACCACCACCTATCTCAGCGCCGACCTCGACGCCTGCTCCTCGCCAGAAGGCCTCGCGCAGCTCAGCGGCACGGCGACCCTCACGCTGCTCGGCCTGCCCTAGACAGTCTCCAAGCTCCCAGACGTCCTGCGCTGAGCCTGACGAATCACCCTCGCGCACTGGACGAAGGTCCAAGGCCCGGGCCCGTCCACGAACGGTGCGCCCGGGTCCCACGTGGCCCTGGACGAAGGTACATCCCTATCCCAGCGACCTCTTCAAACCAGGGGGTCCACGATGCGCCGAAACTCCAGATTCATCCTGTTGTTGTCATGTCTCGCGGGAGGTGTCCTGCAAGGCTGCGGGGAGGAGCCGCCCGCTCCCTTGCCGTCCGAGGAGGACACCACCCAGACGGAGCAGCGGCTGTCGATGGTGGCCTGTCCAGTGGGAGCGACGGTGAATCAATACACGCCACCGTTGTCGGTCATCCCCCGCGACACGCACATCACCGGGATGTCCTCGTTCACGAACTGCGTCTCGTTGTTCGACCCGGAGGTGACGTCCGGAGAGCTCCTCATCGACGTCCAGCGCCCCGCCTACTCCTGTCGGGACCTGCTGGAGCTCGGCTCGACGCGCGCGGAGGTGATTTGGAACACGGGCGAGACGTCCACGCTGTTCCAGACGCGCACCTCCCTCCAGATCAGCAACACCACCATCGCCGTCACCTACAGCGGCACGGTGGAGTCCGGGAAGTTCCAGGGGGCCACCGCGGTCCGCACGCTGACGTACCTGGACGTGGACCTGTTCGAGTGCTTCTCCTCCTCAGGCATCCAGGGCATGTCCGGCGTGACGACGCTGACGCTGCTCGGGCTGCCCTGAGCGTCCCACCGCGCCCATGACAAGACGAAGCCCCTCTTCCCACACACGGGGAAGAGGGGCCTGGGTGCCTCACATCATCGTCCGACTCAGGCCTGCGGCTCCTCGGAGCTGGAGTCCTCGGCCGACGTCTCGGAGGCAGGAGCCTCCTCGGCGGCGGGAGCGGCCTCGACCTCGGTGGCCACGGCCTCCGCGGACGCGCCCTCCGGAGCGCCCTCGGCGGGCGGCGTCGTCTCCGACTCCTCCTCGGACTCCTCGCCCTCGGGGAGCTTGGAGAGGGCCATCACCTTCTCCTGCTCGTTCTCCAGCGCAATCAGGCGCACGCCCTGCGTGTTGCGGCCGATGACGGAGATCTCCTTCACCTTCATGCGGATGAGCATCCCGCCGTTGGTGACGAGCATCACCTCGTCCGACTCCTTCACCTGCACCACGCTCACCACCTTGCCGTTGCGCTCGGTGGTCTTGATGTCGATGATGCCCTTGCCGCCGCGGCCCTGCTGCCGGTACTCGGCCTCCTCGGTGCGCTTGCCGTAGCCGTTCTCCGTCACCGTGAGGATGGCGGACTCGTTCTCCACCACCACGGCGCCCACCACCTCGTCCCCGTCCTCCAGCGTGATTCCCTTCACGCCGAAGGCCTGACGACCCATGGAGCGGACCTCCGACTCCGGGAAGCGGATGCTCATGCCCGTCGCCGTCGACAGGAGGATGTCCTTCGAGCCGTCGGTGATCATCACCGCCACCAGCTCATCCCCGTCGTCGATGCCCAGCGCGATGATGCCGCTGGAGCGGACGTTCTCGAACGCGCTCAGGTCCGTGCGCTTCACCACGCCCTTCTTCGTGACGAAGAAGACGTAGCGGCTCTCCGGGAAGTCCCGCGTCACCAGCACCTGGGCCAGCTTCTCGCCCTCGCCAAACTGCACCAGGTTCACCATCGCCTTGCCGCGCGACGTGCGGCTGGCCGCCGGAATCTGGTGCACCTTGAGCGAGTACAGCTTGC
This genomic interval from Myxococcus guangdongensis contains the following:
- a CDS encoding PfkB family carbohydrate kinase, with protein sequence MSGRASCDVLVVGNYCHDVLPSGEGGAVHTLGGSAAYISSVFDAAGVDHAVVAVAGEDFAYADRVRYPPRIIPGTRTTRFLADFSQAERVLRVDARSVSIPPEDIVFDARVALACGVMGEVPPETLVRMSQRAQHVLADAQGLLRTLDDEGRVWNQRLEDTPYAELLGHLRVLKASEEEARALDLDAVRARTCVVITRGRKGSTVLTARHSVHLPSWPVEEVDPTGAGDCFLAGFTLGLLRGWTLAKCAELANWFGAQAVTQVGVPRVDVSTLPDILR